The proteins below come from a single Tissierella sp. MB52-C2 genomic window:
- a CDS encoding DUF4177 domain-containing protein: MERWEYRTIKVKLKGLGGGILETEDFDYELNKLGEQGWELVSCFTANASNGYSRDAIAVFKRKK, translated from the coding sequence TTGGAAAGATGGGAATATAGAACAATAAAAGTAAAATTAAAAGGATTAGGTGGAGGGATATTAGAAACAGAAGATTTCGACTATGAGCTCAATAAACTAGGAGAGCAAGGCTGGGAATTGGTATCTTGTTTTACAGCAAATGCATCCAATGGATATAGTAGGGACGCTATAGCAGTGTTTAAGAGAAAAAAGTAG
- a CDS encoding methyltransferase domain-containing protein codes for MGKNYSIKEVSEIFNITTNKVRFYEKKGLINPKRDMDNDYRYFTEDDLIKLQTILMYRELDIPIEHIKDIFTDESKDNILNHFHAQWKVINNQIHRMQLIQDSLEEIMDNIYEGENETYKEKIIKVIESMNEVWEIKNNWKDKWDFNSWARTYDKSVERDSGNLKFYKYYNDILDTTFNKSIKNKEKTIKVLEIGVGTGNLADRFLKNEYDITGMDQSREMLNVAKEKYPKLKLRLGDFLNIPFENRKFDVIVSTYAFHHLNDEEKKVAIKEILRVLKDDGRIVIGDLMFENQEEKEKIMNRLTKEEIKEIEDEHYSNIQLLRNEFKRYNRELQITRMDELVFIIEVN; via the coding sequence GTGGGGAAAAACTACTCTATAAAAGAAGTATCAGAAATATTTAATATCACAACTAACAAAGTAAGATTTTATGAAAAGAAGGGATTAATTAATCCTAAGAGAGATATGGATAATGATTATAGGTATTTTACTGAAGATGATTTAATTAAATTACAAACCATATTAATGTATAGAGAATTAGATATACCAATAGAACATATTAAGGATATATTCACAGATGAAAGTAAGGATAATATATTAAACCATTTCCATGCTCAATGGAAAGTGATAAACAATCAAATTCATAGAATGCAGTTAATACAAGATTCTCTAGAAGAAATTATGGATAATATATACGAAGGTGAAAATGAAACCTATAAGGAAAAAATAATTAAGGTAATAGAATCTATGAATGAAGTATGGGAAATAAAAAATAACTGGAAAGATAAATGGGATTTTAATAGTTGGGCTAGGACTTATGATAAATCAGTGGAAAGAGATAGCGGAAACTTAAAATTCTACAAATATTATAATGATATACTAGATACAACCTTTAATAAATCTATTAAGAATAAAGAAAAGACTATAAAAGTCTTAGAGATAGGTGTAGGTACTGGGAATTTAGCAGATAGGTTTTTAAAGAATGAATACGACATTACTGGAATGGATCAATCAAGAGAAATGTTAAACGTTGCAAAGGAAAAATATCCTAAATTAAAATTAAGGTTAGGAGATTTTCTTAATATACCCTTTGAAAATAGGAAATTTGATGTAATAGTATCTACCTATGCATTTCATCATCTAAATGACGAAGAAAAGAAGGTTGCCATAAAGGAAATTTTAAGGGTATTAAAAGACGATGGTAGAATAGTAATAGGAGATTTAATGTTTGAAAATCAAGAGGAAAAGGAAAAAATTATGAATAGATTAACTAAAGAAGAAATAAAGGAAATAGAAGATGAACATTATTCAAATATTCAACTACTAAGAAACGAATTTAAAAGATATAATAGAGAGTTGCAAATAACTAGAATGGATGAGTTGGTATTTATTATTGAGGTAAATTAA